The genomic DNA ATAGTCCGCTACAGCCCAGAACCCCTGAGCTCAAACGGTCCGCCAGCCTCAGCCTCCCAGTAGCTTGGATTACAGGCGCacgccactgcgcccggcgaGGGAAACACAGATCTACACTATCTTTAAACGTGATTTTACTCTCTACTACCACGCCATCTAGTGGTACAACAATGTACAGCAGCAGCGAGAATAATTTCTAACGCAATCACACTTAACGCACAGGACTGAGGCCTGCATTATCGATTTTTTCCACGTTTACAACTATATGTAGAGCACACAGTAAGCTCTTATTTAATACTTTCTACATATACTGTCTGCCACTATACAAGAACAGATCTTCCTTCCGATCGAGACAACGTTGGCCAATGATGCGTCTCAGCGGTGAGGATGTTAACCAATGAACCATTTCCTCGTTTCATTGCGCTGAATAAAAAGCGAGACGAGCTCCGCGCTCTAACGGGACTCGCGTTTTTGTATGCGAAAACACGGTTTCCAGTTAGACAACAAGACGAAATACAAGTCAATTTAGCGCTTAAAGGACAAGGTAAGACACTGCGGTGTAATTGTAAAGCTAGCTAATAGTTTTAGGCATGTGTCAGTATATGTCTGTTAGGTAGATAGACAGCGCTGCTCGGTTTGCGGTTCAGTTTGCGTGATATTAAAAATGCCCGTCCCGTGTTAGCTCACTAGCTAGCGAACTAAAAACGAGTGATCTGAAAGCTTAAGACATTGCTTTTAGTAGATCTGCAAGTAAATACACACGAATGGCCTTCGTCTGTGGCCAGTAGACAGGCCAACATCGTTCAGCTAACCTAGGCATCTTTATTATTGACGCTAACTACAGAAATACGCGCAGAAGTAGCGCAGGAGCCAGCTGGCGCACACAATGGCGCAGTAACTAGGGAGGGGCTGTTAATCCACACCGCCAACACAAAAGCTTGTGCATTTAGGTAATTTATCTAATGAAACTACGAACACATTCAGtttaaatacaataataaaaaacaagtgGCTGTTCGACTCCTAATTAAGTTCAAAACGTGTCAAATCTTTCCATAATTTGACAAACTTTTTCATTATATCGAATATCAGATAGCCATAATTCCATAATAATCTGATGGTCCTGATCCAACAGATGCGGTTCATGCTGCTGTTCAGTCGGCAGGGCAAACTGCGGCTGCAGAAGTGGTACCTGCCCCTGTCTGACCCACAGAAGAAGAAGATCTCCAGGGAGGTCATCCATATGGTGCTGGCTCGCAAACCCAAGATGTGCAGCTTCCTGGAGTGGAGGGACTTAAAAATAGTGTACAAAAGGTTAATGCTATGATTTGTCTATGGTAGTTAAtcttattttcattttttatacatGTGTATTTACATATATGTATTCTAATCTGGTCAAGGTCAGTGCACGCTTCGCAGCATGGCTAACTCACTTCACCCTGATATTCGTTATTTTGTAACAGAACATTTAATTTAGTAAGCTTTATATATAGACTTCAGACAAACATTTGACTTAAAGCTATTTTGTATTTGGTTAGTGTAATGCAACACTTGTGCTTGCTCTAATGCTTTTGTAATAATTTTCTTTTTAGATATGCTAGCCTGTATTTCTGCTGTGCTGTGGAAGACCAGGAGAATGAACTGATAACCCTTGAGATCATCCACAGATATGTTGAGCTACTGGACAAATATTTTGGCAGTGTGAGGCATATTGTTAACGGATAACACATTTTATAGACTAAAGATATTCTACTGACACATTCTGTCTTAGGCCTGTGATTTCATCTTGTCTTTCCGTCCTCGTTTACCACCAGGTTTGTGAGCTGGATATCATCTTCAACTTTGAGAAGGCGTACTACATTTTGGATGAGTTTATACTAGGTGGTGAAACTCAGGAGACTTCAAAGAAGATCGTGTTGAAGGCCATTGAACAGGCAGACATGCTACAAGAGGTAGGTCCAATTTCTCACCGTCCAGTGGCTCAACGTCACACCTACATAAAACATGACTGAAGATGGTATTCTCTGCCAAATGCATGTCTGGCGTACTTTGTGTTTACAAGCCCCACCCCTTTGTGCCTTTCCCAGGAAGCAGAAGCACCACGCAGTGTTCTGGAGGAGATTGGCCTCACATAGATTTCAAGAATTTCCATTGTCCTTTATGCTCCTTAGATTCATCAGTTAGTCCCTAAACATGTGTATCGGTCACCATCTCGTCACAAACAACGGTACCTGGATAAAGAGCATGGGAAATAGCCGCCCTAAATGTTTCCCTATTCTTTTAGGAAATTACCCCCCTGAGTAGTTTTTCCATGTTTTTAATGCATAACCTGTTTCTGCTTGATGCTTTAGTTTCTTGGCACACCGCCTGTGTTTTTAGCTGTTTCCATTAATTTCTGAGTCAGTAGGTGTACGATGGTGAATTTCACAATCATAAATTTGTTTGCTGGATTAAGGTAGTTTTCTGTTAACATCATATTACCTCACCTTATGCCTTGTGCTGccttaaaacacacttttgcaATCACTGTATTTGGCCAGTATCTTCTGCAAACTGGTAGTTCAGCTTATTGTTTTTACTGAATCAGGACTAAGTGAATCTTAATGCTTCAGCAAAGTTATAAAAGTAACCATCAACACATGGGTGGTATTAGGTGGAAGGGAAAAGGTACTCATGTCAGTATTAGAAATAGCATTACTGAGAATACTAAATGTTTACCACCTACATGCATTGTGTTGTCAGGAAAGTATTACATGAAGATATTTCTGCTAGATGGTTCATTTAAAGGCTCTGTACAATCATTGACTTCTCTCTTTGAATTTAGTTACATAAGGCCTGTCACTTTTGCAAAGTGAATTCTGCCAATGCAGATAATGCATAAACTGGTTATTTCTCAGTGTTTAAATGTGACCTTGTGTATTGATGTAGCTTCTGAGTGTACATAGGCCTTTAAGTAAAATTTTTGGACTGTTAGAGTCGAGATAATGGAACTCCCTGCTGGAGTTTTAATCTTTGTTTTTAAATAGTTAAAACTGTTTTAATTTGGTAAAACGTATTAACCATCAAATGCCCTTCATATTTTAGTTCATTTTCAAAACCAAAGAGTCTTCAATTTTCTTCTGTGCTTTTTGTACCAACACTGTTTTTCAGATTACACTGTGATTCTTCACTGCCTGTCTCTTTAAAAAGTAGTATGGCCCCAAAATAAAGTGCAATTTTGTTATTGTCTATGGTGCTTTTGTGGGTTCAGTTCTGTACACATCACTTTGGCTCAGAGGTTTGAGACATGGATCATTGCCACGGTGGGGGGGTGGATGGATAGTAAAAGTGAAATGCATCTTAACTGCTCTGCAAACCTGAACTGACTGTGCTTAATCTTGGCACAAGACAGCTATCCCAAATGTACTACTCGATTTCTCAGGACCAAATACAATTGGCTATCACCTTACCTAAGCACACATTTCACCTGAAACAAGCAGGAACTGAAAATGTTTTCGTTCTGTCAAATTATTACTGGGAAAGATCTAAATCAAACCACAAAGTCTGGAGGATTTACAAGTACTGACCATGAAAACTTGCATTAATGGGTCCATGGTTTAGGGGTCATTTTCTGGTATGTGATTACTTCAGATTTTTTCCACCTAGTTTCATTCCACAAACCACAGAAGACACtttttataaaacattttatttactcACATTTAAAGGGAGTCAAATCAGTGTTTGTTCAAAACGGACAAGACAGGATGAGATTTAGTGAAACCAAAAAATCTGCCTTTGCTATAGTACAACTCGAAAAGCATTTATTCCTTTTCACATGTCCTCGTTGGGCAGTGCTGCAGTGCAAGACTCTGTAGCAACACTGGCACACAccatgtgattttcatgttccGACTGACTAACTTCATTTGAAGGAGTCTCTGCGTGGCCGTGCTGTAGTGACGTGATGGTCTCAGCACTCTGGAGGTCCTCTCCAGGCGCTGATGCGTTCTCTTTGTTTTGACTCATCAGAGTGGCGTCATCTTCGCCGTCCTCCGACTCTCGCTCAGAACCTGCAGAGGAGCCAGCGCTGCGTGTTTTGCTTGTCTtcctcttttgtttttttttgctcttCTTTTTCTTGCCCTTTTTGGAGTGTTTGTGGCGGTGCGAAGAAGCGTTTGTGTCCGCAGGGACATCGGCGCCTTTGGGGCTTCTGCTCCTTCTCCTGACGGATCCGTTTTTGGACTGTTCTTTAGGGCTGTCTGATTCCGATCTCCTAGAAGGTCTCCTGGAGTCTGTGAGCGAGTGGCGACTTCTGCTCTGCCAATCAGAGTCTCTGCCTCTGCTACGTGATCTGCGCCTCTCACGGCTTCTGCTTCTCCTGGGAAGATTGCTCGCTCGAtctcttctccatctctccctgctTCGGCTACGACTCCGCCTCTCTCTACTGCGACTCCGCCTCCCTCGACTATTGCTCCTCCTTCTCTTATGACTGTGTGACAGGCTCCTCCTGTCACTCCATCTGTAGCGAGACCCCTCAGGGCTGTGGTTGCGCTGTGACATCCTCTCTCTGCGCTCAGAGTAGCGGCCAGTGAAGCCTCCACCACGGTCAGGGGACAGGTGGAGGTCACGATCTGCCTCCCAGAATTCATTTCCCGGGTTTCGAAATACGTGGAGAAAGTTGCAGTGTTTACCCTTTGGACACTTTTGCCTGTCAAAAAGCCCTGAGAAAAACCAGGGTAAGAGGActtttagtgttttttttatatacaatACATCAATGGCTTTAGTATCTGAATATTTAAATGTCTTACCACATATGGCAGTTTTCCACCTGGTTACAGGAGAGAACTCACACTGTAGTTGCTTTCCAGCATACCAGCGGCCATTAAACATCATGTAGGCTTCTTTGCACTGATCCtcactacaaaaaaaaaaacagtacacATAACGTATCTACACCAGTTTTCCAATGTTCACTTTAACTATAGGTGAAAGTTGAAAAATACAGAAACTTCTATTCTTGCAATATTAGCTTTTGCAATACTGATACCACAGTAGGGTGAAATATGCAAATATGCTTTCAAAATAATGAACGCTAATATTAATGTCACCTGGACATACTGGACTTGTATTCTAATTTTAGCTCATACATCAGCCATAGGATTACTCTTTATCAATTAAGAACTTACAAATAAGTTTTTCTTTGTACTTACTTTTCATACTGCACATAAACATTTCCTCTCAAGTGAGGTTCAAAGTTACAGCTTAcctaaaacaacataaacaaacaatCAAATGTCTGATGTCCATATGATTTTCAGCTTTTACCACATCTGTTCAGGTGTCATTACCTTGAACTGCATTACTTTGCCTGCATTCCTGAACTCTGGTAGAACATCTTCATAAAAGTCCAGAAACTGCTGATGCAACTCCTCTTCACTGTACTCCAGACTGGCGTCTGTGTCATAGTCGTCACGTCTGCTTTGCTCCATCCCGAATGTCACAAACATCCCCCGGACCATCAAAGTGCTACTCGACGCTGGGTGGTCATGCTTTCGAGAGCACCTGTTCAAGAAAAAGAccacaacaaacaaataatctTCCAAAAAGGGTAGGTAAATATAATGTCAAAAAATGTGACAAATACATTTGACAACTAAAACAGAAGTCCATTTCCTTTGTGGTATATCTTACCGATCTCCAAATCTGCAAGCTCCAGTTTTGAGGAAGAAGGGACAGTTGGCTTTGTCCTTTTCTGTCCCATAATCTGCTGGGGCATCAGGGTTTTTCCAGGAACCCCCATTTTCCAACTGGAAAACACCCCATCAAGAATAAGCACTTTGATTGAACTGTACAGTGTAAAATGTTCTATTCCCATTTCCACACACAGGTGTTCATGAATACCTACCTGGCTTTCTGCTTGGTCCAGCATTTTCTGTACAGCTTCCTACAAGTGGTGCAAACATACATTATGGCTGGTAAAAGCCTGCAGCAAACTAGCAGATATCTGTTAGCATTAGTTAAGACCACTGATTAAAGTCTGAATTAGTGAGAAAAGAACTTCACTGGTATCACAGACACATAATAGAAAGTTCACGGTAAATCATAAACAACAATACGGAATACACATTTTGCTGGAACAACTGTAGTTTGTTGAGCACCAAAACAAACCcctaaacaaaaaaaactacAATAATCATGAAAAGATACATTTTcttcagaggaagaggatgcgTGTGGGCCTGTGACTGTTTTGTGTGTATCTTAGTTAAGGAAGACCATGTAGCAACCATTACTCATGCATCACAATCCATACAAATCAACATGGAGCCATTTGTGCGTTAATGTTTCCTTTTGTTGTCCAATCAACAAATAGGCATAATTCATCCGAATAATTACAGTCTTGATCTGTTTCAAAATCCATAAGTTGCCTGACTCAGTGGAATGCACTACACCAATATACAGGTTTAGAACAGGCAACTTGTTCCTGGACATAATCTGAGTCATGTGGATATGACAGCAGAAGGTGAGAGGATATATGGATATCAGCATCTTTCACTTTATCCTCCCAATGCAGGGatcacctctctgtctctcttctcctgctgtctcttctcttgctcatctctctcttttttctgcTGCTCCTCCCATTCCTCCTTGATTCTCTTCTGCAGTTGTTAAAAAATGAAAGAGCAAGTGGGGTGTTAGGTCAAGAAGAAATATGGCACAGCGTTTGGATCAGTTTTATTACGGCATCATTGttacctcctcttcctcccttttCTTTTGAGCAGCTTCTTCCTTCTCTTTCTTCAACCTGAATTCCTCCTGcgcaattctctctctctctagccatTCCTGATGCAAGTGCTCTCTAAATTGATGAAACAGAGCTTGTCAGGTATATACTAggttactactactattactattactactacaaaTGCTGCTATGGCGAAACAGCCTACCtttgttgttgttcttcttCGTCTTCTGTCTTAACATCTCCAACATCATATTGGTCCTTCTCATTTTCATACTGTTCAACAACTGCACAAAATCGGTTCCATAAGTGATCACGACTGTGTAAAATGTTAGTAACAACAGCATTAAAAAATACTTTTGATGTTAACTGACGTATTCTTGCTAAGATGAGGAAAAACGTTAGCTACCTTGATTGACATCATTTCCTTGCAGTTTAGCGAGAGCCTGgcgttttctttttcttctgtcCCTCTTCAAACACAACCGTCGTTGTTTTCGACTAAACACAAGAACCAGAAAACAACATTTCTGCAACGTGTCATGAACAACAGAACCGACAGAAAACAGACCATGAAGATACCAAACTGTCTGCGCTTAAGCCAACGAACCTCAGTGTGGCGTTTCGGGGCGGTTGCTTAAGTTCTGAACCCTCGGGCTCTGCGGGTTGATTTTCAGAAGTGAAAACCGAAATCTCCATTTTATCCGCATCTGCCGAAAACTGGAATGCATACGAATCTGTCGCTAACATTTTAATTCATTGTTTACGTTCACTAAGCAGATAAGCCAGCCGCTTCAGCATCGAGCGGATGGAGAGGGAAAGGCCTTCTGCTGGCCGCGCACGGTGATGACGTCAAACGTCGCGTTCATCGTTAATTACACGCGACTCACGCATGCGCACTCACTGCTGCCCCTCATCGGATGAAAGAATTCGGCAAAGTGAGCCACACTGAAGTAAATAAATTAGTAAACGGGTTTAGTGGGCCGTTTTACTTTTAGCCGTTGCATCCCGGAGTTCCTCGAATTTCGGTCCTGCAAGAAAACGCCCAGAAATGGCAGACAAAGAAGGTAAACTTGTGGAGCAGAGGATAACGCGCACGCTTTTGTTTGCGTTCCGTGTCGGTGGCTAACTGGCTAGTTGGACTAGCGCGTGTCGGCGGTGGCGTCAGTTCTGTCTGTACCTCAGACCAGTGAACACTAAACACAACACAGACTCACAGTGCGTGAATAATGATAAATTACACTTGTATTTGGGTAGTTTGCGTAGCTAGCTGGTTAGTGTGTTTCCCATCACTTAGCAAATAATAAATGATGCTGCgacagtgtttctgtatgttttTTGTCTGTTGTATTTTAGTGTACGACGATGCTGTGGAGGAACGAGTCATAAACGAAGAGTATAAAATATGGAAGAAAAACACCCCCTTCCTGTACGACCTGGTCATGACTCATGCCCTGGAGTGGCCCAGTTTGACGGTGCAGTGGTTGCCCGACGTGAGCAGGTAGTTAAGAGTTCTCTCACTCTGCTTCCTGTTGCTTGTTGAAAGGTTTTACCTTTACTTTGGGGATTGTGTATGGAGAAAATTACTCGGCTGCCGCCCAGGCTTAAGCCTTTCCTGTTCAACTCTTGTCTAGGCCAGAGGGGAAAGACTATGCCGTTCACCGGTTGGTGTTGGGGACACACACTTCAGATGAGCAGAACCACTTGGTCATCGCCAGTGTTCAGATCCCCAAtgacgatgctcagtttgacGCTTCGCATTACGACAGCGAGAAAGGAGGTTTGTTATTTAAGCAGTGGTTAACTTCTTTCACTGGCTTTTCATTCAGAATCACTGAagttgggtgtgtttgtgttttttcagCAGGTATGTTCAAGCACTTGGACATCTGGTAGAAAGAAGAGGTTGTTAGTTACTGAGCAAAAGCGTTGGAAAGACACAGAAAGGGAACAAAATGAGTGCCGGTGATGTTTTGTAGGATGATGATCCTGTGATGAGTGCATATGTTACTTAAAGAACAAATCTTCCCCCTATCTTTTATATTACACTAATTTGATCTTGAACAGTTACATTTGTTAAACTGGCCAGGCTTTATATATTACTGctctatgcatgtgtgtactACAGCCCCCTACTGATGTGTCTTCACTGTGTGTcttcactgcacagatgggtcaTTGCGGATGACTAATTCCGAtttgggtgaaaatcacaattggcaaTGTTGTCTACTTAAACTTACTGCATGTCTCTTCAGAGTTTGGAGGATTTGGGTCTGTGAGTGGAAAAATTGAGATTGAGATTAAGATCAATCACGAAGGGGAGGTGAACCGGGCCAGGTACATGCCACAGAACCCCTGCATCATCGCCACCAAGACCCCTACATCTGATGTGCTGGTCTTTGATTACACTAAACACCCATCCAAGCCAGGTCAGTTGATGGCATTTTCCACAATCCCAGTAATACTTGTGCCGCTCAGATTGCCTCCTTCGTAGACCCAGTACTCCTGCAGTTGCCTTGAACAGAGAATTTTGTAAATGCGTTTTCTGTGTCTGTAGACCCCAGTGGTGAGTGCAGCCCAGACCTGAGACTGAGGGGCCATCAGAAGGAGGGCTATGGCCTATCCTGGAACCCCAACCTGAGCGGAAACCTACTCAGTGCATCAGACGACCATGTCAGTGTGAATTACCTATGCCTTTCATTAAGGGTTGCTGAGCTCAGTCCCCTAGGTAGCAGTTTTTAAGAGTCTTCAAACTATTCCCCTTTCTGCAGACAATCTGTCTGTGGGACATCAGTGGTTCTCCCAAGGAAGGAAAGATTGTAGATGCCAAGACCATCTTCACGGGCCACACCGCAGTGGTGGAGGATGTGAGCTGGCACCTTCTTCATGAATCACTTTTTGGCTCAGTGGCTGATGACCAGAAACTCATGATGTAAGTAATGGTACTCCATTAAATGGCAGAGTATTCAGAGGACAACCCACAGAAAAAACTGTGTAAGGCAGAAGTAAATTAATGGGGTTTTAAAGAAATATGGTGCCCAAAGaaattgatttttttattttttatttagctaTATTTTATCAGCCACCAGTGTGACATAAAAACATGCAAGTTCATTGGTAATTTTCAGAGTCTAATGAGAAAATGTGCTTGTCTTCAACAGCTGGGACACGAGATCCAACAACACGTCTAAACCCAGTCACTCTGTGGATGCTCACACTGCTGAGGTCAACTGCTTGTCCTTTAACCCTTACAGTGAGTTCATCCTGGCCACAGGTTCAGCGGACAAGGTCTGTACCGCTTCAGAACTCGCATGCAcaatctctcactcactcactcactctctgacACCCACACACTGAGAAAGCTTGTgtttgattttgtgtgtttgtagatgtgTAAGGTgtaatatacactcaccggccactttattaggtacacctaacgcaaatgtcaaatcaaccaatcacatggcagcaactcaatgcatttaggcatgtagacattgcGAAgtcaatctgctgcagttcaaaccgagcatcagaatggggaagaaaggtgatttaagtgactttgaacatggcatggttaTTGGTTCCAGaggggctggtctgagtatttcagaaactgttaATGTACTGgtattttcacgcacaaccatctttAGCGTTTACAGaaaatggtcagaaaaagagaaaatatccagtgagtggcagttctgtgggtgcaaatgccttgttgatgtcagaggACAGTGgtcagactggtttgagctgatagaacggcaacagtaactcaaataattacaaccgaggcatgcagaagagcatctcaacgcacaacacgtcgaaccttgaggcggatgggctacagcagcagaagacctcaccaggtgccactcctgacagctaagaacaggaaactgaggctacaattcgcacaggctcaccaaaattggacaattgcctggtctgatgagtctcgatttttGCTGTGACATTCGAATGGTAGGCTCAGAATATGCcttcaacaacatgaaagcatggatccatcctgctttGTATCAAAGGTttaggctggtggtggtgcaatggtgtggcggatattttcacagtgtacccatcttctgatggttaCGTCCAGCAGtataacgcaccatgtcataaagtgcaaataatctcagactggtttcttgaacataaTGATGttaggatgtggtggaacgggagattcgcatcatgtaTGTGCaaccgacaaatctgcagcaactgcgtgatgctatcatgtcaatatggaccagactctctgaggaatgtttccagtaccttgttgaatctatgccacgaaggattaaggcagttctgaaggcaaaagggggtccaacctggtattagcaaggtgtacctaataaagtggctggtgaatTTGAATATCCTACACACCTCCAAAAGTCATCCTTAGATTCCATTAAACtgtaatatatatacactcacgcacacagacTCTCGTATGCAGCCAAGAGGTGTGTCCTCACACTCGTCTTTCCTCCAACAGACTGTGGCTCTCTGGGACTTGCGTAACCTGAAGCTCAAGCTTCACTCTTTCGAGTCGCACAAGGATGAAATCTTCCAGGTAAGGCTCAAAACTGTTTGGATCAACCTGGCTCCAAACTGTtggaatgattttttttttagggCACTGATGAGCTCTGTGAACACGAcactggtgatggtggtgttaattaTGTGGATTTCCAGGCACCTCAGGTATTAGACTTTTGTTGTTGCCCTTTTGTTTTTGCATGTTACACGGCAGGTTCAATGGTCCCCCCACAATGAGACAATACTGGCTTCCAGTGGGACAGATAGACGCCTCAACGTCTGGGACTTGAGGTAAGGTTCAGCCTTGTTTGTTTGACTTCCCTTATGAGGTTAAGGGTAGCCTGTGGAGATAAAGGAAAGCATTTCAGCTTTCTGAGGTGCTCAATACCTAAGTATAGCCCCAAGAAAGCACCAATCTGTTCAAACGTtaaaataaatatcaaaattttTCAACCACTGTTCACTAAATTTTCATCGCATGGAGGATATTTGATGCTTTTTCTTGTGCCTAGACAGCAATGCATTGTCCACTTGAAATAATAAGCTACTCCTAGCCTAACGATATTTCGTTTTAACCCTAATCTAGCAGACCTACATGGAGTTAGATCTCCAGGATGCAACCTGGACACCATTGACCATAAAGTGATTCTCAGAATCACAGAGAATTTCACCAATGCAACAGTATGTCCTTTATTCAGTTTCTTTGACATGTTCACAGTAAAATTGGAGAGGAACAGTCTGCTGAGGATGCTGAAGATGGACCTCCAGAATTGCTGGTGAGAAGATTGGATTCATAGAGCATTTAGAATTTcccacagtttttttttattttttttactgtgacaTTTATGGGATCTCATTGGTTTTCTCCATTTGTGTCAGTTCATCCATGGAGGGCACACAGCCAAAATCTCAGACTTCTCTTGGAATCCCAACGAACCCTGGGTGATCTGCTCAGTGTCTGAGGACAACATCATGCAAGTTTGGCAAATGGTCTGTATTGCTTTTATTCTCAGCAGAAACTATATATTGTGAAATACATTTTACAGTTGATTACAAGTTGTACCTTAGCAAAATCATCTGAGCATCCCTCTTTTTAGGCAGAGAATATCTACAATGATGAGGAACCAGACACCCCTGCTTCTGAGCTTGAGGGTCAGACCTCATAACCACTTGGATATGGAATAGCAGCATTCATGTGTCCGTACCACTTACTATTGACTCAGAATTACCCACTTGCAATCTCCTGGGACAGATTCAGTCCCTGAATCAGACGGTGGTACAGCTGCACGTCAGGACTGCATCCAGAGGCCAAAGTAGGATCAAAGCAGTCACTGGACTTTCTACTGTTCTCCTTGAATATTATTTAGCACTCTGTAAACTTCAGGTCCGTTTAGAACTCCTTTAGAAACGATGTCATTGGCAAATATTCTCTAAAACAGCAACTGCCGTGTTCTGTAAGAGGGCTGTGCTCAATGCCTTTGAagaagtgagagaggggggaggtttTTGTGTGGGAGACATTTCTACAGTTGAGTTTATTACGTTAAAAAATGCACTTGAATGGATGATGCTGTTAAATAAAGTTTTTCCAAATCAGACCCCAGTAAAGCGGTTCTGCAGATCATGTTCAGTTTTCCTGCACAGTCCAGACGTCAATTGCAATAACTTTTCTAATGCCTTTTAAAATGATTGTGCATTTTGTATTTCGAAAATGTTGATAAGTTTACCACTTAATAATTCCACATAATAAagtatgaaatgtcctatttttTGTGAATATTTTCTAAACATTGCAGTTTAATACATTTTTGCTTATTTTGTAGTGGTGTGAGGATTTTATACATAAGGTCCAGATGACAAATGTCTATGAAATCATGTTTGACACAGACAAAtctataaaacatttttattgaaAAGCAAGACAGAACTACAAGAACATAATCTTAAGAGGAGACAGTTTCAG from Brachyhypopomus gauderio isolate BG-103 chromosome 12, BGAUD_0.2, whole genome shotgun sequence includes the following:
- the ap1s2 gene encoding AP-1 complex subunit sigma-2, producing the protein MRFMLLFSRQGKLRLQKWYLPLSDPQKKKISREVIHMVLARKPKMCSFLEWRDLKIVYKRYASLYFCCAVEDQENELITLEIIHRYVELLDKYFGSVCELDIIFNFEKAYYILDEFILGGETQETSKKIVLKAIEQADMLQEEAEAPRSVLEEIGLT
- the zrsr2 gene encoding uncharacterized protein zrsr2 → MLATDSYAFQFSADADKMEISVFTSENQPAEPEGSELKQPPRNATLSRKQRRLCLKRDRRKRKRQALAKLQGNDVNQVVEQYENEKDQYDVGDVKTEDEEEQQQREHLHQEWLERERIAQEEFRLKKEKEEAAQKKREEEEKRIKEEWEEQQKKERDEQEKRQQEKRDREEAVQKMLDQAESQLENGGSWKNPDAPADYGTEKDKANCPFFLKTGACRFGDRCSRKHDHPASSSTLMVRGMFVTFGMEQSRRDDYDTDASLEYSEEELHQQFLDFYEDVLPEFRNAGKVMQFKVSCNFEPHLRGNVYVQYENEDQCKEAYMMFNGRWYAGKQLQCEFSPVTRWKTAICGLFDRQKCPKGKHCNFLHVFRNPGNEFWEADRDLHLSPDRGGGFTGRYSERRERMSQRNHSPEGSRYRWSDRRSLSHSHKRRRSNSRGRRSRSRERRSRSRSRERWRRDRASNLPRRSRSRERRRSRSRGRDSDWQSRSRHSLTDSRRPSRRSESDSPKEQSKNGSVRRRSRSPKGADVPADTNASSHRHKHSKKGKKKKSKKKQKRKTSKTRSAGSSAGSERESEDGEDDATLMSQNKENASAPGEDLQSAETITSLQHGHAETPSNEVSQSEHENHMVCASVATESCTAALPNEDM